The sequence aaaaaggaggtgtgacaatcttGTATTCACTCAAGATCAATACAATCAAATCCTGAATATGCTGAGCAAAACTACAACAGGTGATACCTGTGGTCATAGTACACATATGGTAGGTATATTTCTTTCTAAGCATAAACTTATTCGTTATTGGATAGTTGATACTGGAGCTACAAATCATATGACTAGTAACAACCATTTGTTGGATGATGCTAAAGTAGGAAATAATGGTCAAGTCCAGATGCCAACTAGTGATTCTGCTAAGATATTCCATGTTGGAAGTTGTCAATTGTGAAGGTGATGTAATTATAGATgttgtatgtgttccaaattttAAATTCACTTTATTGTCAGTATCTAAACTCACCAGGGATTTGAAATGTTTTGCATCTTTCTATCCGGGATTTTTCCTCTTCCAGGATCTCTTCAATGGGAAGTTGAAAGTGATTGGTAGAGAAGAGGAAGGTCTCTATGTGTTGAAGTCTCAGAGTAATAATGCAATAACTAGTCCTAGCAGATCAATGAAATTCCAAACAATATCAGATCAAGAGATTTGGCATAGGAGATGGGTCATGTGCTAATGACAGTCTTAAGAAAGATTCATATTTTTCAGAATAAATGtaatttttctttgaatcatTGTGGTGTCTGTCCATTAGCTAGAAAGACTAGAACTACTTTCCAGAATAGTACTAGTAGAGCTACTGCTCCTTTCCAATTGCTTCACTTAGATGTCTGGGCCCTACAAAATTGAAACTTATGATGATATGAAATATTTCCTCACTATGGTAGATGACTATTCAAGGTGGACTTGGAATTTTTTGATGCGTGTTAAATTTGATGTTTCTGGTGTACTTAAGGCATTTATTGCCATGATTctcaatcaatttgaatgcatgattAAAGTTGTTAGGACTGACAATGGCTCAAAGTTCTTTAACTCAGTTTGTGATGAGTTATTTAGTATGCATGGTATAGTATATCAAAGCTATTGTCCATACACACCCCAAAAAAATAGGGTGGTAGAAAGGAGACACATACATATTCTTGAAACAGCAAAAGCAATAAAGTTTCAAGGACATCTACCTGCCAAGTTTTGGGGCTGTTGTGTAGAAGTTGTAGTGTATATCATAAATAGAGTGCCATCCACTATTTTGGGGAATAAGTCACCTTTTGAATTGCTGTATCAGAAGGGACCTACACTGTCACACCTGAGGGTCATAGGATGTCTGTGCTAAGCCTCTAAACTTCCTAGGCAAGACAAGTTCAATCGTAGAGCCATAAAGACAATGTTGTTAGGCTATGGTTCATTCTAAAAGGGATACAACTTATTTGATATTGACAACGGGGTAGTGTTCATCAGTAGGGATGTTCAATTTCATGaaaccatattttcttttcatggcAGTTTTGCAGGAAAGATTATTGATTTATTAGCACTGGATCAGCTTCCTTGCCTATGGATGATGAGATATTTTCAGTTGCTTTGCCACATTCAGAAGCTACTCCAACTATACCTCCTTTGATCCATGCTTCAATGTCACCACCAACTTCACCTATTTCTACAAATTCACCTAGTGATCAGCCTATGACTTTGCCACAATCATAAGGTGTACCCTTGGAAGTTGAATCCTTAGCAGGTGAATCCTTAGCAATTTAATCCTCAACAATCAGGAAGTCCACCAGAACTTCCAAGCTGCCAATTTGGCTAAAGGATTTTACTGATCCTGGAAGTAAACATGCTGCATGAACTTGCTTATATCCCATATCAGGTTTGGTCGATTATTCTTCCCTTTTCTCAAATTATAAGAGCTTCATTACTAGGTTTTTTGCTGAAGTAAAACCTACCAGTTATGATCAAGCAACCAAATATCCAAGATAGATTAAAGCTATGCAAACTAAGATCAAAGCTTTAAAGGAAAATCAAACATGGAAAGTAGTTCCTTTTCCTCCTGGAAAGATAGCCATTGATGCAAATGGGTGTATAAGATCAACCATAAAACTTCAGGAGAAGTGGAAAGATTCAAATCAAGGGTAGTTGCAAAAGTCATCAAGAAGAGGGACAGGTTACCAAAAAATCTTCTCTCCAATTGTTAAGATGGTTACTATCAGGAGAGTCATTTTTGTAGCAACAACTACGCATTGGGacattcatcaaatggatgtctaCAATGCCTTTCTACAAGGTGATTTATATGAAGAAGTTTACATGAACTTGCCTCAAGGTTTCAATCATCCACATGGTAAAACTCAAGTATGCACGTTACTCAAGTCCTTGTATTGACTTAAGAAAGCCTCAAGGCAGTGGAACATCAAGCTCACTAATGCTCTCTTGTCCTATGGCTTCACTCAAAGCCACCTGGATTATTCCTTGTTCACCAAAAGATATGGTGGCAATATTGTGGTGGTGTTGATCTATATAGATGACCTGTTAATAACTAGTGATGACTCTATTCTGATTCAAGAAACCAAGGACAAATTATAGAAGAGCTTCAAGATCAAGGATCTCGGTGCCTTAAAGTATTTTCTTGGAATTGAGTTTGCAAGAGGTAGAGATGGTATATTAATGTATTAGAGAAATTATGCTCTTGGGCTCATCTCAGACTTGGGATTATCTGGAGCAAAGCCTCTTGGTTCTTTTTTTGAGCTCAATCAGTGACTCACTACTGCTGAGTTTGACATTCATTTTGGTATTCATGATGGTTCCCCTAGATGATCCTGAATTTTATCAGAGACTACTTGAGAGATTGATATACCTGACGATTACTAGGACTGACATTACATTTGATGTGCAATGCCTCAGCTAGTTCATGCATTCACCTAAGTAGTACTCCCATTTAGAAGCTGCACTACGCCTAGTGAGATACGTTAAGCAGGCACTAGGATAGGGGATCCTTATGTCCTCAATTTCTAACTTTTATCTAAGTGCTTTATGTGATGTTGATTGGGAAGCTTGCCCTAACACTAGGTGATCTGTTAGTGGCTACTTGCTTCAATTTGGTGATTCGTGAGTATCTTGGAAAATCCAAAAAGCATTCCACTATTTTCAGAAGTTCTGCTGAAGCAGAGTATAGGAGTTGGCTTATATTATCCCAGAGATTGTTTGGTTGGTTGGCTATTTATGGAACTTGCTGTGGACATTAAAGTGTCAGTTTCCTTATTTTGTGACAGCAAATCTACAATCCAGATTGCTGCAAATCCCGTGTTTCATGAGTGCAAAAAACACATCAATATCGATTGCCATTTTATCTGTGAGAAGGTTCAACAAGGCTTGGTTAACATTCTCTACTTGGCCTCTTCTAAACAATTAGCTAATGTCTTCACTACAAGCCTTACCATTTATCAACACAACTACTTGGTTTCCAAGCTAGGGATGAAGAATGTATTTATTTCCCCTAGCTTGGGAGGGAGGGGAGGGTATAAAGGATACTGCATGTACTGAAGTTACCTAACCATAGTTAGCCATTAGTCAATTGTAGTTAGATCTGTAGTTAGTTAGTCTTAAGACAGATGTAATTTAACTACTTCAGTTAGTGGAGGTTAGTAGCTACATGTATATATTTTAGTGTAAGAAATCATTTATCGGTTGAGAGAGATAGAATCAAAATATGAATTGCCTTCACTCTGTTTTATTCTATGTCAAGTTTTCTTCTTCGAGCTTCATCAGAGTTAATTCAATTATGCTATAATTCAACAAATTCCTCTCCCAATCGAGGAGATTTAACATATTCCTGCATTTCATTCGGATGTGTTGACAACCAAAAtggttgtcacgacctaatttctcctataggccatGATGACGTACAGTGAACTAACTCTATGATCCTTTCTTTTAAAGATTTGAAATAGTTGTTTTTTAGTTTGTGCATGCCTAAGAAGTAAgcatttaataaaaatgagagatcAAGGTTTTTAAAGCAGTAAGACAATTAAGATAACCTAAAAAccatcaagtgtctactagcTTAAACCTCCAAGACATGGTGTCACAAGGGTATGAGaaactaatagaatatacaaaagaatactacacTACTATCTAaagtgaaatagacagaaaatacaagcaaaagaaagacttcggCTGCTACAGAACGGGCtcgaaaggcagctcaccacgaAGCCTCGTAGTAGTAGTCAAGGATGCGCGCCAGACTGATATCCAGATACAGCTACCTCAGAtcttgcacatttagtgcagaagtgtagcgtgaatacataaacaacatgtacccagtaagtatccagtctaacctcgaagaagtagtaacgaggggttgactttgacacttactatgggctaacaataaaatgtcAAAATGATAACTAAGCATGGTTTATATAAATATAGTTGAAAGCTCAATAACGGGAAATAGTAGGCAATCATCTCActaatagtaaatcccaaatttatttccatcatttaacaatttatatctcaagccaatgaagcaatataaattatgcatctatctgctaccgaggcattCAGCCTGCTCCACGAACAGAGAAAATACATTATAGCAGCcgattcaagatttattaagaggCTAATATTTAAAGAAATACCAATTCTCAATAAAAGTCAAGTGACCCATCtacaacttcaagtaagtgaaatttaaccttttacaatttctttatcaagttccaatatgacttaagcaattaagttaacaagtagggtgcaaacatcatAAGCATAGCATGGTATGAGTCCTAAATTACCCcgacaatagcataattagtagttaCGTACGGGCTCtcatcaccttgtgcgtacgtaatcctcacaaataggagcacatattaaTAAATTCACCtgtggggttaattccctctcacaaggttagtaaagagacttacctcgtctcaaagcctattTTCCGGTCCAAGATTGTGCTCAAACCCTCAGTTCGGTGctgaacaatccaaaactagtcaaatggtATATAAATTactcaatacatgttcaaaaattcATATGCTAACTATCAAAGTGATTTCCCAATCCTATTTGAAGAatccctaaaattcacccccgggcccacgtgcccaaatttctgaaatttttgaagaaagttgttacccataacctcataaactcaaatatatgattttcactaaatttcataacaaatttcgtggttaaatcctaCTTTTATCAAAACTCTAGGTTTTCACCTacacccatgattttcactaatttgcatgttataatctacccataaactatgtatttaactcacgtTCTacagaaattacttacctcaaagtgtttGGTGAAAtaccctctctaagagctccatgAATCACCCAAACAATGaaataaatgagctcaaaatgTTTAAGTCCCGCATTAAATTGGGGTCTGCCTCCAACAATTTTAGCACCTGCGGTCgtagggccgcacctgcgacatTGCTTCTGCGGACCGAAATCCGCTTCTGCAGAAGTGCCCAAGGCTGGCTGGCTCCGCTTTTGTAGAGggggtcccgcttctgcggagtgtGGGGCGCACCTGCGGTTCCTGGGCTGCTTCTGCGGGTccttgctcgcttctgcgagctcgcacctgtggctggCCCTCCGCAAGTGTGATTACACAAGAAGTTGAAGGCTTCAGCtgatgctcctaagtccaaatttggtCCGAGCCTCATCCGATTAACGTCTGGGGCCCCCGTGGCCccacccgaacataccaacaagtttgaatcATTAAACGGGCTTTCTCAAACTCCCGGAAGGCactaaacaacattaaaactaagaatcgcaccccgaACCACTTGAAtaaaaaatatgaacttcaagttcttcaatttactcctaaTGCATTGAaatgtacttaaactactcagaatgacaccaacttttgcgtgaaagtcttaaatgacatttcTATTCACGATCTCAGAAtcccatttggacctcgatatcaccaaaacctactccaaaccaaatttaaagaactttaaacccttcaaagagccaactttcactattaggcgccggaACACTCTCGGATTATataaaacccgatccgaacatatgcccaagtccaaaatcttcatataaaaatatttgaatcgtcaaatcttgattctgagatcgtttactcaaaacattgaccgaagtcaaacttagcctttttagtcaaccttaaggaatcaagtgttctgatttcaacccgaactctgCCAAATCTcgactaaccatccccgcaagtcataaaatagtaaaagctcgtacgaggagtcttatttaggggaacgaaaTTCTtgaaagcaaaacgaccgatcaggtcgttatattctccacctcttaaacaaatgttcatcctcaaataggtctagaatcatacttggagtgctgaatatgtgtggatatctgctccgcatgtcctcctcgggcTCCcatgtcgcctcctcgactggttggcctctccactgaacctttaccatggaaatcctcttggatctcaactggaaAACCTTCCTATCAACAATAGaaaccggctcctcctcataatcCATGCTCTCATCTAACTTTGTTGTGATAAAGTATATCACATGTGACAAGTTGGCATGAgacctccggagcatagatacctggaaaactggatgaactcccgatagactgggaggcaaagcaagcttataagcaacctctcTGGCTCGTcttaacacctcaaatgggcctataaaccttggtcTCAACTTtgccttcttcctgaacctcattatccccttcatcggtgagactttcaagagaaccttctcccccaacataaatgatacatcacggGCCTTTTGATatgtgtaactcttctgtctagactgtgccgtgcgaaatcgctcctgaatcaactttaccactAACAAAGCATCCTTCACCaatagtaccatataacttagcctcgctgggctcaaaccacctagcctctagtgctcatacttaacctgttggcaatttagacaccttgaaatatactcaactatgtctttcttcatccgccgccaccattaatgctgcctcaagtcgtgatacatcttcgtagcacctggataaaTAAAATActgtgaactgtgtgcctcctctagaattctccctctcaagccatcaacattaagAATACATAGATGACCTTGGAGTctcagaacaccatcctcactaATAGTAACCTCCTCTGCAGCACCCTGCAGtgccgtctctctgagaaccaacaagtgtggatcatcaaactgtcgagccttgatctactCCAATGGTAAAGACTGGGCAACGGCGTAtacaagaactcgactgggctatgaaatatccaactcacaagtctgttagccaaggactgaatgtacgaagctagtggcctctcctctgctaaaatgaatgccaagctataCCCACTCTCTGACTTTATACTCAAGGTATCCACAACTACATTCGCCTCACCCGGATGGTAAAGAaaggtgatatcataatcctttagtaacttaAGCCATCTGggctgcctcaaattgaggtccctttgcttaaacaaatgcttcaagctgcgatgatcagtgtaaacctcataagacaccccataaagataatgcctcaagatcttaagagcatgaacaatcgcggttaactctagatcatgcacggggtaattcttctcatgggtcttcccCTGACATGAAGCATACGTAATATCTCctccctcctacatcaatacacagcCCAAACCAATGCATGAAccatcgcaatacacagtatacatccccgaatcaAAAGGCAACACTAGAAGTGGTGTTgtagtcagagctatcttgagcttctggaagctcccCTCACAATCATCAAACCAATGGAACAAAGCACCCTTCTATGTCAATCTAGTCAAaagtgttgcaatagatgagaagccctccacaaaccggtgataataacctgctaaccccaagaagctcctgatcttaGTCGCCAAAGTGGGatgaggccaactctaaactgcctcaatcttcttgggatccaccttaatacccttgactgatacaacatgacccaagaatgctacagaatctagccaaaactcacgtTTGGAGAATTTACCATATAGCTTCAGTTCCCGCAATGTATttagcaccactctcaaatgttgctcatgctcctccacgttacgcgagtagatcaaaatgtcatcaatgaatacaatgacaaacaaatcaatgtATGGCCTTAACaccttgttcatcaaatccataaatgccgctggggcattagtcaagccaaaggacatcagtAGAAACTCTTattggccatatctagtacggaaagtagtcttcggaatatccgagtcccgaatctttaattgatggtaccccgatctcaagtcgatcttagagacaACCTAGCACcatgcaactgatcaaacaaatcatcaatacacggcaacaggtacttgttcttaatggtaactttgttgaactagctgtaatcaatgcacatccgcatagtcccatctttcttcttcacaaataacactggtgcaacccaaggtgatacacttggtctgacaAAACCCTTTGCTACCAACTCTT is a genomic window of Nicotiana tabacum cultivar K326 chromosome 16, ASM71507v2, whole genome shotgun sequence containing:
- the LOC142170305 gene encoding uncharacterized protein LOC142170305; amino-acid sequence: MQTKIKALKENQTWKVVPFPPGKIAIDANGCIRSTIKLQEKWKDSNQGRVIFVATTTHWDIHQMDVYNAFLQGDLYEEVYMNLPQGFNHPHGKTQLALTLGDLLVATCFNLVIREYLGKSKKHSTIFRSSAEADKSTIQIAANPVFHECKKHINIDCHFICEKVQQGLVNILYLASSKQLANVFTTSLTIYQHNYLVSKLGMKNVFISPSLGGRGGYKGYCMY